Proteins from a genomic interval of Synechococcus sp. A15-28:
- a CDS encoding HAD family hydrolase produces MTARPLLVFDFDGVIVDGMAEYWWSASMAAQRLHGDPDGLDPHEVPEGFRCLRPWVHHGWEMVLLAAEMPRLDLERWTTDYSAEQAGALQRRGWSATRLQEALDQTRQQAVGTDRDAWLGLHQPFPGLVDRLQALPGEGLDWAVLTAKTAAFTAELLESLGLQPWRLDGREAGPKPEVLLRLQRERVLAGFVEDRRATLETVRDTEGLQGLPCWLASWGYLKPSDREGLPPGIRLIDPDQLAAPLAHWP; encoded by the coding sequence ATGACGGCACGTCCTCTCCTCGTCTTCGACTTCGACGGTGTGATCGTCGATGGGATGGCGGAATACTGGTGGAGTGCTTCGATGGCCGCCCAGCGGCTCCATGGGGACCCCGACGGGCTCGATCCCCACGAGGTGCCGGAGGGGTTCCGATGCTTGCGGCCCTGGGTGCATCACGGCTGGGAGATGGTGCTGCTGGCGGCTGAGATGCCTCGACTGGATCTCGAACGCTGGACCACGGATTACTCCGCGGAGCAGGCCGGGGCCCTTCAGCGGCGTGGCTGGTCCGCCACCCGACTGCAGGAGGCTCTGGATCAGACACGGCAGCAGGCGGTCGGCACGGATCGCGACGCATGGCTTGGCTTGCATCAACCGTTCCCCGGTCTGGTGGATCGACTCCAGGCTCTTCCAGGTGAGGGATTGGATTGGGCTGTGCTCACCGCCAAGACAGCAGCGTTCACCGCTGAGTTGCTGGAGAGCCTTGGATTGCAGCCCTGGCGCCTGGATGGACGGGAAGCCGGTCCCAAGCCGGAGGTGCTGTTGAGGCTTCAGCGGGAACGGGTGCTGGCGGGTTTTGTCGAGGACCGCCGCGCCACCCTCGAGACGGTGCGTGACACCGAGGGGCTCCAGGGGCTGCCGTGCTGGCTGGCGAGCTGGGGCTATCTCAAGCCCTCCGATCGCGAGGGGCTCCCGCCAGGGATCCGGCTGATTGACCCGGATCAACTGGCGGCCCCCTTGGCGCACTGGCCCTGA
- the rplC gene encoding 50S ribosomal protein L3, whose amino-acid sequence MSIGILGKKLGMSQFFDEQGRAVPVTLIEAGPCRITQLKSSDTDGYAAVQIGFGDTREKLINKPAKGHLNKTGESLLRHLREYRVDGLEGFELGGSITVGDFEAGQKVDVSGDTIGRGFSGYQKRHGFSRGPMTHGSKNHREPGSIGPGTTPGRIYPGKRMAGRYGGKKITTRGLTILKVDSERNLLVVKGSVPGKPGALLNIRPALRVGAKPAKGGQ is encoded by the coding sequence ATGTCAATCGGCATTCTCGGGAAGAAGCTGGGCATGTCCCAGTTCTTCGACGAGCAGGGCAGAGCCGTCCCCGTCACCTTGATCGAGGCCGGCCCCTGCCGAATCACCCAACTCAAAAGCAGCGACACCGATGGCTATGCCGCGGTGCAGATCGGCTTCGGCGATACCCGCGAAAAGCTGATCAACAAGCCTGCCAAGGGTCACCTCAACAAAACCGGCGAGAGCCTCCTGCGTCACCTGCGCGAATACCGCGTGGATGGCCTTGAGGGTTTCGAACTGGGCGGATCGATCACCGTTGGTGATTTCGAAGCCGGCCAGAAGGTTGATGTCAGCGGTGACACGATCGGCCGCGGCTTCTCCGGTTATCAGAAACGCCATGGCTTCAGCCGTGGTCCGATGACCCACGGTTCCAAGAACCACCGCGAGCCCGGTTCGATCGGCCCCGGCACCACACCGGGCCGCATCTATCCAGGCAAGCGCATGGCCGGTCGCTACGGCGGCAAGAAGATCACCACCCGCGGCCTGACCATCCTCAAGGTGGACAGCGAGCGCAACCTGCTGGTGGTGAAAGGGTCGGTTCCCGGCAAGCCGGGCGCCCTGCTGAACATCCGACCCGCCCTGCGGGTGGGTGCCAAGCCCGCCAAAGGAGGACAGTGA
- a CDS encoding DUF1815 family protein, whose product MFPRLAEHYRSVVQDLVMSLQALASGLKACGVTASCYSCGDGEDGHGASFVADLGEGHVVRFLVSDFGISWVESRNGHELVKLEGAEAIQELQRMTELLHQQRHADSTTSELSATTLA is encoded by the coding sequence ATGTTTCCCCGTCTCGCCGAGCACTATCGCTCCGTGGTCCAGGATCTCGTGATGAGCCTGCAAGCCCTCGCTTCTGGGTTGAAAGCGTGTGGAGTGACCGCCAGCTGCTACTCCTGCGGGGATGGCGAAGATGGCCATGGGGCCTCATTCGTCGCCGACCTTGGTGAAGGTCACGTGGTCCGCTTCCTCGTGTCGGATTTCGGCATCAGCTGGGTGGAATCCCGCAACGGCCATGAGCTGGTGAAGCTGGAAGGCGCTGAAGCCATCCAGGAACTGCAACGGATGACGGAATTGCTCCACCAACAGCGACATGCGGACAGCACAACAAGCGAACTGTCCGCAACCACCCTCGCTTGA
- the rpsQ gene encoding 30S ribosomal protein S17, with amino-acid sequence MAVKERVGTVVSDKMEKTVVVAVESRFPHPIYQKTVSRTTRYKAHDEDNSCRVGDRVRITETRPMSRHKRWAIAEVLSHSPKADKSAKSAAPATEAAAEEVSE; translated from the coding sequence ATGGCAGTCAAGGAAAGGGTCGGCACCGTCGTCAGCGACAAGATGGAAAAAACGGTGGTGGTGGCGGTGGAAAGCCGCTTCCCCCACCCCATCTATCAAAAGACGGTCAGCCGCACCACCCGCTACAAAGCCCACGACGAAGACAACTCCTGTCGCGTCGGGGACCGTGTGCGCATCACGGAAACCCGACCGATGAGCCGGCACAAGCGCTGGGCCATCGCCGAGGTGCTGAGCCACAGCCCGAAGGCTGACAAATCAGCCAAGAGTGCTGCTCCCGCCACCGAGGCTGCGGCCGAGGAGGTGAGCGAATGA
- the rpsS gene encoding 30S ribosomal protein S19: MGRSLKKGPFIADSLLRKVERQNDADDKSVIKTWSRASTILPMMIGHTIAVHNGKTHVPVFITEQMVGHKLGEFAPTRTFKGHIKDKKGGR, encoded by the coding sequence ATGGGACGTTCACTCAAAAAAGGTCCGTTTATTGCCGACAGCCTGCTTCGCAAGGTTGAAAGGCAGAACGACGCCGATGACAAGTCCGTGATCAAAACCTGGTCTCGGGCCTCCACAATCCTGCCGATGATGATCGGCCACACCATTGCCGTTCACAACGGCAAGACCCACGTGCCCGTGTTCATCACCGAGCAGATGGTGGGTCACAAGCTGGGGGAGTTCGCTCCCACCCGCACCTTCAAGGGCCACATCAAAGACAAGAAAGGAGGCCGCTGA
- a CDS encoding LdpA C-terminal domain-containing domain, translating into MAADERPPGQLNPQEALRQGHWVKLICGASNQDLPAITDLCAVYGAAGIDCVDVAADPAVVRAARQGLQWLDQNGLARPWLMVSVSDGSDAHFRKAWFDPARCPVDCPRPCQRVCPAEAIAAVGSVDELRCYGCGRCLSSCPLGLIEERDHRLGSDAIAEQLAAMRPDAVEVHTAPGRGDAFDALLAELSAAGVPLQRLAVSCGLEGHGITPSALAQELWRRHSSLRRWGFSPLWQLDGRPMSGDVGAGTARVAVQLWRRMRPLAPPGPLQLAGGTNASTVQLLRADERPAGVAFGGMARRLLMPLIHEAQSRGTSLRHWSEGWQAGLELARSLVEPWRRRPGMEHSC; encoded by the coding sequence ATGGCAGCCGATGAGCGGCCTCCTGGCCAGCTGAATCCGCAGGAGGCCCTGCGTCAGGGCCACTGGGTCAAGTTGATCTGCGGTGCCAGCAACCAGGATCTGCCGGCGATCACCGATCTCTGCGCCGTTTACGGAGCTGCAGGCATCGACTGCGTCGATGTCGCAGCCGACCCAGCGGTTGTCAGGGCGGCTCGGCAGGGGCTCCAGTGGCTGGATCAGAACGGCCTGGCGCGGCCATGGCTGATGGTGAGCGTCAGTGACGGCAGTGATGCCCACTTCCGCAAGGCCTGGTTTGACCCTGCCCGTTGTCCGGTCGACTGTCCTCGCCCCTGTCAGCGGGTCTGTCCTGCAGAGGCGATCGCAGCGGTGGGATCGGTGGACGAGCTGCGTTGTTACGGCTGTGGTCGCTGCCTATCGAGCTGTCCGCTGGGCCTGATCGAAGAGCGCGACCACCGCCTCGGTTCCGATGCGATCGCCGAGCAGCTGGCAGCGATGCGCCCTGATGCGGTGGAGGTGCACACTGCCCCTGGACGGGGGGACGCCTTTGATGCCCTACTGGCGGAGCTGTCCGCTGCAGGGGTGCCGCTCCAGCGTCTTGCCGTGAGTTGCGGTTTGGAGGGGCATGGGATCACCCCGTCTGCGCTGGCTCAGGAACTCTGGCGACGTCATTCCAGCCTGCGCCGCTGGGGATTCAGCCCGCTTTGGCAGTTGGATGGACGCCCCATGAGTGGTGATGTCGGTGCTGGCACCGCTCGGGTTGCGGTGCAGCTGTGGCGACGGATGCGGCCGCTGGCACCGCCTGGACCGCTGCAACTGGCCGGAGGGACCAATGCCAGCACCGTGCAGTTGTTGCGGGCTGACGAGCGCCCTGCTGGGGTTGCCTTCGGAGGAATGGCTCGTCGCCTGCTGATGCCCCTGATCCATGAGGCGCAGTCCAGGGGCACATCTCTGCGTCACTGGTCTGAAGGCTGGCAGGCGGGGCTGGAGCTGGCCCGCTCCCTGGTGGAGCCATGGCGGCGACGGCCGGGGATGGAACACTCCTGCTAA
- the rplV gene encoding 50S ribosomal protein L22, whose protein sequence is MTTSSTTAPTAHAHGRFIRGSVSKVRRVLDQIRGRTYRDALIMLEFMPYRSTGPITKVLRSAVANAEHNLGLDPASLVISSASADMGPAMKRYRPRAQGRAYQIKKQTCHISIAVAAQPDS, encoded by the coding sequence ATGACCACGTCATCCACCACGGCTCCCACCGCCCACGCCCACGGACGCTTCATCCGAGGCTCCGTGTCGAAGGTGCGCCGTGTTCTCGATCAGATCCGGGGTCGCACCTACCGCGACGCTCTGATCATGCTCGAGTTCATGCCCTACCGCTCCACCGGACCGATCACCAAGGTGCTCAGGTCCGCTGTGGCGAATGCTGAGCACAACCTCGGCCTTGATCCCGCCTCCCTGGTGATCTCCAGTGCCAGTGCCGACATGGGCCCTGCCATGAAGCGCTACCGCCCCCGGGCTCAGGGTCGCGCTTACCAGATCAAAAAGCAGACCTGCCACATCAGCATTGCTGTGGCGGCTCAGCCCGATTCCTGA
- a CDS encoding NAD(P)H-quinone oxidoreductase subunit N, with amino-acid sequence MPLLLSGRTFRRDLEAHGCLAVHAPLEGGAETRLLRRLRGAGYRTRLTSARGLGDPEVFLTQKHGIRPPHLGHQSVGRGAAVGEVQEVVPQLGDLLDGDAQVALWLLEGQVLSQSELSSLCDLCSREPRLRIIVEMGGARSLRWQPMSGLLAS; translated from the coding sequence ATGCCTCTGCTTCTCAGCGGTCGGACATTCCGCCGTGATCTCGAGGCCCATGGTTGCTTGGCTGTGCATGCCCCGCTGGAGGGTGGAGCGGAAACCAGGCTGTTGCGTCGCCTGCGTGGGGCCGGCTACCGCACCCGACTCACGTCAGCCCGTGGCCTCGGCGATCCGGAGGTGTTCCTGACCCAGAAACACGGCATTCGCCCTCCCCATCTCGGCCATCAGAGCGTCGGGCGCGGTGCTGCCGTGGGGGAGGTGCAGGAGGTGGTGCCGCAGCTTGGGGATCTGCTCGACGGTGACGCCCAGGTGGCGCTCTGGCTGCTGGAGGGACAGGTGTTGTCGCAATCCGAGCTGAGCTCCCTCTGCGATCTCTGCAGCCGTGAACCCCGTCTGCGCATCATCGTTGAAATGGGTGGAGCCAGGAGCCTGCGATGGCAGCCGATGAGCGGCCTCCTGGCCAGCTGA
- the rplP gene encoding 50S ribosomal protein L16 has translation MLSPKRVKFRKMQRGRMRGVATRGNTIAFGQFALQAQECGWITSRQIEASRRAMTRHVKRGGKIWIRIFPDKSITMRAAETRMGSGKGNPEFWVAVIKPGRILFEMGGDEITPEIAKEAMRLAQYKLPVKTKFIQLDEQQQKQSAAEAPAAADAVTVES, from the coding sequence ATGCTGAGTCCAAAACGCGTCAAATTCCGGAAAATGCAGCGAGGCCGCATGCGCGGCGTCGCTACCCGGGGCAACACCATCGCCTTCGGCCAATTCGCGCTGCAGGCCCAGGAGTGCGGCTGGATCACCTCACGCCAGATCGAGGCCAGCCGTCGTGCCATGACCCGTCACGTCAAACGTGGCGGCAAGATCTGGATCCGGATCTTCCCGGACAAGTCGATCACCATGCGCGCCGCCGAAACCCGGATGGGTTCCGGTAAGGGCAACCCGGAATTCTGGGTGGCTGTGATCAAGCCAGGCCGCATCCTCTTCGAGATGGGTGGTGATGAAATCACCCCCGAAATCGCCAAGGAGGCCATGCGTCTGGCGCAGTACAAGCTGCCCGTGAAGACCAAATTCATCCAGCTGGATGAACAACAACAGAAGCAATCGGCTGCGGAAGCACCGGCTGCTGCTGATGCCGTCACCGTGGAGTCCTGA
- the rplB gene encoding 50S ribosomal protein L2, which yields MAIRNFRPYTPGTRTRVVTDFSEVTGRKPERSLVVSKHRRKGRNNRGVITCRHRGGGHKRLYRVVDFRRNKHGVTAKVAAIHYDPHRNARLALLFYADGEKRYILAPAGVQIGQTVVSGPDAPIEIGNAMPLSAVPLGSSVHCVELYAGRGGQMVRTAGASAQVMAKEGDYVALKLPSTEVRLVRRECYATLGEVGNSEVRNTSLGKAGRRRWLGRRPQVRGSVMNPCDHPHGGGEGRAPIGRSGPVTPWGKPALGLKTRKRNKPSNQYVLRKRRKTSKRSRGGRDS from the coding sequence ATGGCAATCCGTAACTTCCGCCCCTACACCCCCGGTACCAGAACCCGGGTGGTCACCGACTTCAGCGAAGTCACCGGCCGCAAGCCGGAACGGTCCCTGGTGGTGTCCAAGCACCGCCGCAAGGGCCGCAACAACCGTGGTGTGATCACCTGCCGCCATCGCGGTGGCGGTCACAAGCGGCTGTACCGCGTGGTGGACTTCCGCCGCAACAAGCACGGCGTCACCGCAAAGGTGGCCGCCATCCACTACGACCCCCATCGCAACGCCCGTCTGGCGCTGCTCTTCTACGCCGACGGCGAGAAGCGCTACATCCTCGCTCCAGCAGGGGTGCAGATCGGTCAGACCGTGGTCTCCGGACCCGACGCTCCGATCGAAATCGGCAACGCCATGCCGCTGTCGGCCGTGCCCCTGGGTTCCAGTGTTCACTGCGTTGAGCTCTATGCCGGCCGCGGTGGACAGATGGTGCGCACCGCCGGCGCCAGCGCTCAGGTGATGGCCAAAGAAGGTGACTACGTCGCCCTCAAGCTGCCATCCACCGAGGTGCGCTTGGTCCGCCGCGAGTGCTACGCCACCCTCGGCGAAGTGGGCAACTCTGAAGTTCGCAACACCAGCCTGGGCAAGGCCGGTCGTCGCCGCTGGCTGGGGCGTCGCCCCCAGGTTCGAGGCAGTGTGATGAACCCCTGCGACCACCCCCACGGTGGTGGTGAGGGTCGGGCTCCCATCGGCCGCTCCGGCCCGGTGACCCCCTGGGGCAAACCCGCCCTCGGTCTCAAGACCCGCAAGCGGAATAAGCCCAGCAACCAATACGTGCTCCGGAAGCGTCGCAAGACCTCCAAGCGGAGCCGTGGCGGACGCGATTCCTGA
- the rpsC gene encoding 30S ribosomal protein S3, translating to MGHKINPTGLRLGITQEHRSRWYASSKSYPALLQEDDRIRKFIHKKYGSAGISDVLIARKADQLEVELKTARPGVLVGRQGSGIEELRSGIQKTVGDRSRQVRINVVEVERVDGDAFLLAEYIAQQLEKRVAFRRTIRMAVQRAQRAGVLGLKIQVSGRLNGAEIARTEWTREGRVPLHTLRADIDYATKVASTTYGVLGIKVWVFKGEVLSDEAPQMPVGASPRRRASRRPQQFEDRSNEG from the coding sequence ATGGGACACAAGATCAACCCAACCGGTCTGCGCCTGGGGATCACCCAGGAACACCGGTCACGCTGGTACGCCTCCAGCAAAAGTTATCCGGCCCTCCTTCAGGAGGATGATCGGATCCGCAAGTTCATCCACAAGAAATACGGTTCCGCAGGCATCAGTGATGTGCTGATCGCCCGCAAGGCCGATCAGCTCGAGGTGGAGCTCAAAACCGCGCGCCCCGGCGTGCTCGTGGGCCGCCAGGGCAGCGGGATCGAGGAACTCCGTTCCGGAATCCAGAAGACGGTCGGTGATCGGAGCCGCCAGGTTCGGATCAACGTTGTCGAAGTGGAGCGCGTCGACGGCGACGCCTTCCTGCTGGCTGAGTACATCGCCCAGCAACTGGAAAAACGTGTGGCCTTCCGCCGCACCATCCGCATGGCCGTCCAGCGCGCCCAACGCGCTGGGGTTCTCGGCCTGAAGATCCAGGTATCCGGTCGCCTCAACGGGGCTGAAATTGCCCGAACCGAGTGGACCCGTGAAGGTCGGGTCCCCCTGCACACCCTGCGGGCGGACATCGACTACGCCACCAAGGTGGCCAGCACGACCTACGGCGTGTTGGGCATCAAGGTGTGGGTCTTCAAGGGTGAAGTGCTGAGCGATGAAGCTCCGCAGATGCCGGTGGGGGCTTCCCCTCGCCGCCGGGCCAGCCGTCGGCCCCAACAGTTCGAAGACCGCTCAAACGAGGGTTGA
- a CDS encoding 50S ribosomal protein L23, with product MTERFQGRLADVIRRPLITEKATRALEFNQYTFEVDHRAAKPDIKAAIEQLFDVKVTGISTMNPPRRTRRMGRFSGRRAQVKKAVVRLAEGNSIQLFPES from the coding sequence ATGACTGAGCGTTTCCAGGGCCGCCTGGCTGACGTCATTCGTCGGCCACTGATCACCGAGAAGGCCACCCGGGCCCTCGAGTTCAACCAGTACACCTTCGAGGTGGACCACCGCGCCGCAAAACCTGACATCAAGGCCGCCATTGAGCAGCTCTTCGATGTAAAGGTCACCGGCATCAGCACCATGAATCCCCCCCGTCGCACGCGTCGGATGGGTCGCTTCTCCGGCCGTCGTGCCCAGGTGAAGAAAGCCGTGGTGCGCCTGGCGGAGGGCAACTCGATCCAACTCTTCCCTGAGTCCTGA
- the rpmC gene encoding 50S ribosomal protein L29: MARPNAAEVRKLSDADLTEQIDGLRRELFQLRFQQATRQLANTHRFKEVRIKLAQLMTVQSERQRSAAS; this comes from the coding sequence ATGGCCCGTCCCAACGCCGCTGAGGTCCGAAAGCTGTCCGATGCGGACCTCACTGAACAGATTGACGGTCTTCGCCGCGAACTGTTTCAGCTCCGCTTCCAGCAGGCCACACGCCAGCTGGCCAACACGCACCGCTTCAAAGAGGTCCGCATCAAGCTGGCCCAGCTGATGACGGTGCAATCGGAGCGCCAGCGCTCCGCCGCGTCCTGA
- a CDS encoding AAA family ATPase, whose amino-acid sequence MTTQRITDDLERLLALLPDPVRDALGPAERREQLLEVVLDLGRVPEARYPGQALALGEVPLTRDDLDAMVARLGCFGADNRAGIERTLHRISAIRNRRGDVVGLTCRVGRAVFGTVALVRDLLDGGQSLLLMGRPGVGKTTALREIARVLADDLQRRVVIIDTSNEIAGDGDVPHPAIGRARRMQVARPEQQHQVMIEAVENHMPEVIVIDEIGTELEAQAARTIAERGVMLVATAHGNALANLIKNPTLSDLVGGIQSVTLGDDEARRRRSQKTVLERAADPTFPVAVEMHSRQRWSIHTDVASTVDQLLRGLQPRPQERELAADGAVRFVDPPDQRRPRLLAQPGLQNRPALAAVPMRPPVDPPPSGTEIDSEEEARSASDDLQLLCCGITPQLVEESTRRHGWPVQLVEDLSDADVVLSIRQGLGREPSLRRQARELKVPILVIKADTLPQVERALERLLSRRQGPDQEEPDPVSVDGQDDELAGLEECRLAVEQVVMPQGRPVELLPRSERVRRMQADLVQRYRLRSDVFGQAGHCRLRVFPP is encoded by the coding sequence ATGACGACACAACGAATCACAGACGATCTCGAGCGGTTGCTGGCCCTGCTCCCCGATCCGGTGCGGGACGCCCTTGGCCCGGCGGAGCGCCGGGAGCAGTTGCTTGAGGTGGTGCTGGACCTTGGGCGTGTTCCTGAGGCGCGTTACCCCGGTCAGGCTCTGGCCCTTGGCGAGGTCCCTCTCACCCGAGACGACCTGGACGCCATGGTGGCCCGGCTGGGTTGCTTCGGCGCAGACAACCGAGCTGGAATCGAACGGACCCTGCATCGGATCAGCGCAATCCGCAACCGACGGGGGGATGTGGTGGGCCTGACCTGCAGGGTCGGTCGTGCTGTCTTCGGCACCGTGGCCCTGGTTCGGGACCTGTTGGATGGTGGTCAGTCCCTGCTGCTGATGGGGCGCCCGGGCGTGGGCAAAACCACCGCACTTCGCGAAATTGCCCGCGTGCTGGCGGATGACCTGCAGCGACGGGTGGTGATCATCGACACCAGCAATGAGATCGCTGGCGATGGAGACGTCCCCCATCCAGCGATCGGCCGGGCCCGACGGATGCAGGTCGCCAGACCCGAACAGCAGCATCAGGTGATGATCGAGGCGGTGGAGAACCACATGCCGGAGGTCATCGTCATCGATGAAATCGGTACGGAGCTGGAGGCTCAGGCAGCTCGCACCATTGCCGAGCGGGGCGTGATGCTCGTGGCCACGGCCCACGGCAATGCTCTGGCCAATCTGATCAAGAACCCCACCCTCAGTGATCTGGTGGGGGGCATCCAGTCGGTGACCCTCGGTGACGATGAGGCCCGGCGACGACGCAGTCAGAAAACGGTGCTCGAGCGCGCTGCCGATCCAACCTTTCCCGTGGCGGTGGAGATGCACAGCCGCCAGCGCTGGTCGATTCATACCGATGTGGCCTCCACGGTGGACCAGCTCTTGCGGGGTCTGCAGCCTCGGCCCCAGGAGCGGGAGCTGGCGGCCGATGGCGCTGTTCGGTTCGTGGATCCACCGGATCAGCGGCGTCCCCGCCTGCTGGCACAGCCTGGGCTGCAGAACCGGCCGGCCCTGGCTGCGGTGCCGATGCGTCCGCCTGTCGACCCGCCTCCCAGCGGCACTGAGATCGATTCGGAGGAGGAGGCCAGGTCCGCCAGCGACGACCTGCAGCTGCTCTGCTGCGGAATCACACCGCAATTGGTGGAGGAGTCGACCCGGCGTCATGGCTGGCCCGTGCAGCTGGTGGAGGATCTCTCGGATGCGGATGTGGTGCTGAGCATCCGTCAGGGCCTGGGGCGTGAACCGTCACTGCGGCGGCAGGCCCGTGAGCTGAAGGTGCCGATCCTGGTGATCAAGGCCGACACGTTGCCCCAGGTGGAGCGCGCTCTGGAGCGGCTGCTCAGTCGGCGCCAGGGTCCGGATCAGGAGGAGCCAGACCCGGTTTCAGTTGATGGACAGGACGATGAACTGGCGGGCCTCGAGGAGTGTCGGTTGGCCGTGGAGCAGGTGGTGATGCCCCAGGGGCGGCCGGTGGAACTGTTGCCGCGATCCGAACGGGTCCGCCGGATGCAGGCTGATCTCGTTCAGCGTTACCGGTTGCGCAGTGATGTGTTCGGCCAGGCCGGGCATTGCCGACTGCGTGTGTTCCCCCCCTGA
- the rplD gene encoding 50S ribosomal protein L4: MADCVIRDWQGKEAGKATLDLKVAKETTANDLMHRAVLRQQAHSRQGTASTLTRSEVRGGGRKPYKQKGTGRARQGSIRTPLRPGGGIVFGPKPRTYNLAMNRKERRLALRTALMARIDDVTVVKDFGSSLEAPKTKEITDALGRLGIAADAKVLIVLTEPSEVVRRSVRNLEKVKLIAANQLNVFDLLHANALVLGEDALATIQEVYGND; the protein is encoded by the coding sequence ATGGCTGACTGCGTGATTCGCGACTGGCAGGGAAAGGAAGCCGGCAAGGCGACCCTCGACCTGAAAGTGGCCAAGGAGACCACGGCCAACGATCTGATGCATCGTGCGGTTCTGCGCCAGCAGGCCCACAGCCGTCAGGGAACCGCTTCCACCCTCACCCGATCCGAGGTGCGTGGTGGTGGCCGCAAGCCCTACAAGCAGAAAGGAACAGGCCGGGCCCGTCAGGGTTCAATCCGGACTCCTCTGCGCCCCGGCGGCGGCATCGTCTTCGGACCGAAGCCCCGCACTTACAACCTTGCGATGAACCGCAAGGAACGTCGTCTGGCCCTGCGCACTGCGCTGATGGCCCGCATCGACGACGTGACCGTGGTGAAGGACTTCGGATCGAGTCTTGAAGCCCCCAAAACCAAGGAGATCACGGATGCCCTGGGACGTCTCGGCATCGCTGCCGACGCCAAGGTGCTGATCGTGCTCACCGAACCTTCCGAGGTGGTGCGCCGCTCGGTGCGCAACCTGGAGAAGGTGAAGCTGATCGCCGCCAATCAGCTCAACGTCTTCGATCTGCTCCACGCCAATGCACTGGTGCTCGGCGAGGACGCCCTTGCAACCATCCAGGAGGTCTACGGAAATGACTGA
- the recA gene encoding recombinase RecA produces MPAEMKSAASGSDPRSSGERDKALNLVLGQIERNFGKGSIMRLGDASRMRVETISTGALTLDLALGGGYPKGRVVEIYGPESSGKTTLTLHAIAEVQKRGGVAAFVDAEHALDPVYAASLGVDVENLLVSQPDTGEMALEIVDQLVRSAAVDIVVIDSVAALTPRAEIEGEMGDLAVGSQARLMSQAMRKITGNIGKSGCTVIFLNQLRLKIGVTYGNPETTTGGNALKFYASVRLDIRRIQTLKKGTEEFGIRAKVKVAKNKVAPPFRIAEFDILFGRGISTLGCLLDLAEETGVVIRKGAWYSYEGDNIGQGRDNTITWMEENPEAAVTIEQLVRQKLVEGSEVKANSMKPLAAAARSAASSAPKAAADEAAA; encoded by the coding sequence ATGCCTGCAGAGATGAAATCCGCCGCCTCCGGTTCCGATCCCCGTTCCTCCGGTGAGCGCGACAAGGCGCTGAATCTGGTGCTCGGCCAGATCGAGCGCAACTTCGGCAAGGGCTCGATCATGCGCCTTGGCGACGCCTCCCGGATGCGGGTGGAAACCATCTCCACCGGTGCCCTCACCCTCGATCTGGCCCTGGGGGGCGGCTATCCCAAGGGACGTGTCGTTGAGATCTACGGACCGGAGAGTTCCGGTAAGACCACCCTCACCCTGCATGCCATTGCTGAGGTGCAGAAGCGTGGTGGTGTTGCCGCTTTCGTCGACGCTGAGCATGCCCTCGATCCGGTTTACGCCGCCTCGCTCGGCGTGGACGTGGAAAACCTGCTGGTGTCCCAGCCGGACACCGGTGAGATGGCGCTGGAGATCGTTGACCAGCTGGTCCGCTCCGCGGCGGTGGACATCGTGGTGATCGACTCGGTGGCTGCCCTGACGCCGCGGGCTGAGATCGAAGGCGAGATGGGGGATCTGGCCGTCGGAAGTCAGGCCCGCCTGATGAGTCAGGCGATGCGGAAAATCACCGGCAACATCGGCAAATCCGGTTGCACGGTGATCTTCCTCAACCAGCTGCGCCTCAAGATCGGCGTCACCTACGGCAACCCTGAAACCACCACAGGCGGCAACGCACTCAAGTTCTATGCCTCCGTTCGACTGGACATCCGCCGGATCCAGACCTTGAAGAAAGGGACGGAGGAATTCGGGATCCGGGCCAAGGTCAAGGTGGCCAAAAACAAGGTGGCTCCGCCGTTCCGCATCGCGGAATTCGACATCCTGTTCGGTCGCGGCATCAGCACCCTGGGGTGTCTGCTGGATCTGGCGGAAGAAACCGGTGTGGTCATCCGCAAGGGGGCCTGGTACAGCTATGAGGGCGACAACATCGGTCAGGGGCGGGACAACACCATCACCTGGATGGAGGAGAACCCCGAGGCAGCCGTCACCATCGAGCAGCTGGTGCGTCAGAAGCTTGTTGAGGGGTCTGAAGTGAAGGCCAACTCGATGAAACCCCTTGCTGCAGCGGCTCGATCTGCGGCGAGCTCAGCTCCCAAGGCCGCGGCGGACGAGGCTGCGGCCTGA